Proteins from a single region of Argopecten irradians isolate NY chromosome 7, Ai_NY, whole genome shotgun sequence:
- the LOC138327520 gene encoding uncharacterized protein produces METVSSETCFAPGTCGPVSGKEPLSLLTLVDMALALDNQKPSEKDHTYAVAKKITRPKPFLTMNDEMLIQKIQKEKEHNYSSKSKPLRTVQKPKTQKLEQPTRSSSEENLSNVTFPIFSVSSSDGPRRTAVDDTSLNGIHKCYAFVKSRTPFHDNNDHTYPVITDTKKHRRTGHMSDAVEIQRVKEEPMTMDDSYLGSHSWPKENMFPPFRSRDENLSHTLPLNYKYDHTYAQGKNSDDEKMSVCDDSEGSNQVVLKTDHNYNKGLCDTTTNIPRPINHIRAPKLMLKNNRIDHNYSGFTGTFSAPQTQGSVESLDIDFSQSDTDSCEETEEEERRLAITSTISAWLQLRKDHPYSSI; encoded by the coding sequence ATGGAGACAGTAAGTTCAGAAACATGTTTTGCACCCGGAACATGTGGCCCAGTGTCCGGAAAAGAGCCTTTGTCCCTTCTCACTCTTGTGGACATGGCCTTGGCATTGGACAATCAGAAACCCTCGGAGAAAGACCACACGTACGCCGTCGCCAAAAAGATAACCAGACCTAAACCGTTTCTTACTATGAACGATGAAATGTTAATTCAGAAAATTCAGAAAGAGAAAGAACATAATTATTCGTCCAAAAGTAAGCCACTACGTACAGTACAGAAACCGAAAACACAAAAGTTGGAACAGCCAACGAGAAGTTCATCTGAGGAGAATTTGTCAAACGTTACATTTCCAATCTTCTCTGTATCTTCCTCAGATGGACCACGTCGGACGGCCGTGGACGACACCAGCCTTAATGGGATACACAAGTGTTATGCTTTTGTGAAAAGTAGGACACCATTCCATGACAATAATGACCATACTTATCCTGTAATAACGGACACTAAAAAGCATCGTCGCACAGGTCATATGTCAGATGCCGTGGAAATTCAGCGGGTCAAGGAAGAACCTATGACCATGGATGACTCTTACCTTGGAAGCCATTCGTGGCCTAAGGAAAACATGTTTCCTCCATTCCGCAGCCGAGATGAAAATCTTTCGCACACCCTTCCTCTGAATTATAAGTATGACCACACCTATGCACAAGGGAAGAATAGCGATGATGAAAAGATGAGTGTCTGTGATGATTCCGAAGGTTCAAACCAAGTTGTATTAAAAACTGATCACAACTATAACAAAGGTTTATGTGATACAACAACGAACATACCCAGACCGATCAATCACATTCGTGCCCCGAAATTAATGCTGAAAAACAATCGCATTGATCATAATTATAGTGGCTTTACAGGAACATTTAGTGCTCCACAAACCCAGGGATCAGTTGAGAGTTTGGATATAGACTTTTCTCAGTCGGACACTGACTCATGTGAAGAGACAGAGGAGGAAGAGCGCCGGCTTGCAATTACCTCTACTATTTCAGCCTGGCTTCAGCTGAGAAAGGATCACCCTTACTCATCTATTTGa